DNA sequence from the Salifodinibacter halophilus genome:
AATGCGCGTGATTCATTGGCGAGTGGGCACGTGCGTGGTATCCGGCCGAACCGTTCGATGCTGATAATGGCGTCGCCAATTAGGGGGATCGTCGAATGGTCGGACACGTATTGTAAATACGAATGATTTGCAATATTATACTAATGTCTAAATTCGCTGTTAACGTCAGCTGCAGTAGTCACGATGGGCAATACCGGTTTCGACCTCGACAACCTAGTTTCACTAATCAGTATTGGTGGGCCTGTTGTCGCGGTGCTTATCTTGATGTCGGTCGCTGGACTGGCCATCGTGATCGCCAAATGCGCACAGTTTGTGAGCCTTGGTTTGCCCCGGCGAAGGTTTATTGAAACAAGTCTGTCGCAGTGGCAGGCCGGCGAGCGTGGTGCGGCCGTCGCCGAGCTCGAAGCACAACGCCATCCGATCGCGACGCCATTGGTGACCGCGATGCGCGGCACGCAGTCGAAAATGGATACCGCGATTGTGCGCGAAGAGGCAGGGCGCGTCGGCGCGCGGGAATTGGCGAACCTCCGGCGGTTTTTTCGGCCGTTGGAAGTGATTGGTTCGCTAGCCCCGTTACTGGGGTTGCTCGGTACGGTTCTGGGCATGATCGATGCGTTCAAACAGATCGCTGGCGGTGGCAGCCAAGTCGATCCCACGGTGCTTTCAGCCGGCATTTGGCAGGCGCTGATGACGACTGCGGTCGGCCTCATCGTGGCGGTGCCAGCGGTCGCGCTACTCAATTGGTTCGAGCGGATCACCGAGCGTGTGCACGAAGACATGCAGGATGTGTTGACGCGCTTTTTTACCTTGTTTCAAAGCGAACAAGTCAGTTTGCATGAAACGGTCGATGCACCGCGTGCGGTATCCAAAGCGAGTGCCGGCACGTTCGAGAGCGAGCAGCCGACCCGTGCCGCGCGTGCTGGGTGAGTAACGCGTGGAAATCGCGGCTCCCCGGCGTCGGCGACACGCGATTAGCCTGACGCCACTGATCGACGTCGTTTTCATCCTGCTGGTTTTTTTCATGCTCGCGACTAGTTTTGCGCACTGGCGTACGGTCTCGGTCGCGACCGGCCATACGTCGTCGAAACAGGCCGACCATCCCCCAGCAGTCGTACATGTCGCGCCTGATGGCAGCCTTCGCTATAAAGATAAAGTGTACGCGCCAGATAAATTGGCGAGCACATTGAAAGCGGATCGGCGTCACAACGAAATTGCGGCGGTTATCGTTCAGCCGGCCGCCGATACACCCTTGAAACTCTCGGTCCAGACGCTCGATCGTTTGGCCGATAGCGGCGTTAAATCACTGTCTTTGGCCGGCGGGGCGAGCGAGTGATCATCAAGCAGCCGCAGCGTTCGAACTCGTCCGAGACCAGTGTGTTGCCGCTGATCAATATCGTGTTCCTGCTGCTAATTTTTTTCATGGTCACCGGCACGCTCAGTCAACAATGGCCGTTTTCGATCCAGTCGCCGACGACCCAGTCGGCCGATAAACGGGCCAAAATGTCCGACAAGGTGTTGTCGATCAACGCGGGCGGCGATCTCGCCTTCGGCGACCACAAGCTGAGTCGTAAACAGCTTGCGCATAAACTCGATGATTGGCCGTCTAAGAAGCCGATCAAAGTCCGGGCCGATGGCAATCTGAAATCGCAACGCTTTGATGAATTGTTGACGACATTACGCCACAACGGCGTTCGTAATGTCGATTTACTGACTCGTCATCAACAGTCTTGAGGAAGATACGGTCGTGGCATTGGGTGGTCGCATTGTGCGCCGCGATTGCGGCGCACCTGGCGGTTTTTGCCAGCTACCAATTGGAATCGCCGAGCCCAGTTCCATCGTCCGGCGGCCAAGCAATCCACATAGCCCTGGCGTCCGACAACGAGGCCGCCAATACCGCAGAGAACGCCGAGTCGGCGCAAAAAACGACATCCCAGCCGGACAAAAAATCCAACTCGAAGTCAAAGGCAGAGCCGGAGCCGGATAAAAAATCAAAATCCGAGACTAAGCCTGAATCAAAGTCGAAACCCGAGCCCAAGCCTGAACCAAAACCAAAACCAAAACCAAAACCAAAACCGAAACCGAAACCAAAACCGAAACCGAAGCCGAAGCCGAAGCCTGAACCGAAGCCTGAACCGAAGCCTGAACCGAAGCCGGCTTCGCCGCCACCGCCTGATGAGAAGTCCGAGGCGAAAACGCGTAAGCCAACGCCCCATAAGCAGCCTTCAGCATCTAAGGCCAATGGCCAGCAAAAAGTGAGCGAGGCTGAAAAAAGCGGTAAGCGCCAAAGCGACCAAAAGCAAGCGCAATCAACGGTGTCGGTTAAAGCACTGCCGTCGTCCTATCGTGACAAGCTTCGTACCAAGCTGGCGAAAAATAAAAAATATCCACGTCAAGCGCGACGTAAGCACGTGGAAGGCCACGCTATGGTTCATCTTGTTATCAAGCGTAATGGGCACATCGTAGATTGGGAGTTTCGCCAAAAAACGGGCCACGACATACTCGACCGTGCCGTTAAACGCATGATTCGATCATCCGATCCATTCCCTGCCTTTCCGTCTGAAATCGATGGTCAAAGACTCGAACTGACGGTTCCGGTTGTATTTCGTTTGGAATAGGCTAGTCGATCGATCACGCTCGGCCTGGTGATGCCTAAGGCCGGTTGCAAGCCGGGGATCGTACGCCGAGTGTGCATGGAGCCTGTCCAACGGGGCGATATCAGTGTGACGCCGCAAACTGATGCCATCTTATAAACGCGGCCGACCTGTTCCGGTTGGCAGGGCCGCTTATCGTGTATCGTGGTTTAGAAAGCGAAATGCGGTTGCGACGCTGTGGCGTGCCAACATTTCGCTATCGATTGGTCTGTCGGTGGCAGACGGGAGCGGCTAAATCATTGGACGATCAGAAATCGAATAGTTCACCGCCGCGCCTTTCGGCGGTGCAGGTTTATCGCGCGATACAGTCCGAAGGTGAGGATGAACTGGCGCGACCGAATTGGTCGCTTTGGTGGTCCGGGATTGGTGCCGGTTTGGCGATTGCCGCATCGGTTGTCGGACGTGCGGCGTTGCACGACAAACTGCCGGACAATGCGTGGCGCCCATTCATCGAAAATTTCGGTTACTGCGTTGGTTTTGTGATCGTCATTCTGGGCCGCATCCAATTGTTCACGGAGAACACCATCACGGTTATTTTGCCGCTGATGGCCCGGCCGTCGTTCAAAATGCTAACCCGAACCGCGCGTTTGTGGCTTATCGTTTTTGTGGCCAATATATTGGGCGCGATAATCGCCGCGCTTTTGACATACTACGGGTCTTTTACGCCGGCTCAGGCGCACGCCGCCGTGGCAGTTGCCGAACCACTGACCCACAAGGGTTGGGTCGAGATGTTGTTGGAGGCCATACCGGCAGGATTCCTGGTGGCCTCGATCGTTTGGATGATTCCGAACGCGCGCGGTTTCGAAATCTGGGTCATTCTGCTTGCTACTTACGTTATCGCAATCGGTGGCTATGTCCACATTATCGTGGGGGCAATGGAAGTTGCGATTCTTTTCTTAGCCGGCCAGATGAGCCTTTTTGACTCGGTATTTGTCTTTATGATTCCGGTTTTAATCGGCAATGTGCTCGGTGGAACAGCACTTTTTTCATTATTGGCCTACGGTCAGGTTCGACACGAAATTCATTGAGAATCGGCCAAAACTTAAGGCAAGTCGATTCATTTGGCTGAATTACAGCTACATGGGTCGAAAATGGGCATCTGGCTAATAGATTTGTAGTGGCTCGGGGGTGCTGGGCGCTGGGAACAGTCGGTCGAGTTCTTGATGGTCTTGCGCAGTGAGTGTGACTTCGAGTGCGCCTGCGTTGTCGCGCACGCGAGCCGGATGTGAGGCTTTCGGAATTGGTATCACCTGGTCATGGTCGAGCAGCCAGGCCAGTGCGGCCTGTGCGGGTGATATGTCGCGTTCGCGCGCGAAGGCCACAAGCCCATCGTTGTTGATCACGTCGGGTCGATCGAACGGCGAATAGGCCATCGTGCCGATGTCGTGCTCCTGCAGCCACGGCAGCAAGTCCCATTCGATGCCACGCTGATTGAGGTTGTAGAGTAGTTGGTTGATCTGGCAGCCGTTGCCGCCGGATTCGTTGACGAAATAAGTCATCTCATCGAGATCGAGATTGCTGACGCCGAAACTGGCAATCTTGCCGTCGGCCTGGAGCTTTTCGAAGCCCTCGATGGTTTCGGCATAGGGGGCACGGCCCGGGGCATGCAGCAGGTACATATCCAGATAATCGGTGCCGAGGCGCTGCAAACTGTTTTCGCACGCCTTGATGAGTTGCTGTTTGCCGGCGTGGCCGGGCGAGACTTTGCTGGTCAGAAATACGTCGTCGCGCTGGCCGGTAATGGCTTCGCCGACTAAGCGTTCGGCGCGACCGCCGCCGTACATTTCAGCGGTGTCGATCAAAGTCAGGCCCTGTTCAATGCCTTCGCGAAGCGCGGCGATCTCGTTGCGCCGCGCGTCGTGGTTGTCGCCCATGCACCAGGTGCCCAGGCCAAGCCGAGGTATATGCGAGCCATTGGGTAGTTTGAGTGTGTGCATACGATTCGTGGTCGTTGTCGGTCGCTTGTGTGCCGACAGCACGGCGCTCGGCCGTCGGCACGTGTGTCGCGGAACTGTGAGTGATCGGCGTTTTATATATGAGGTGGCCGACTTGCTGGCGCGTTTGAGATAACGGCGGCTACATCAGACTGTCAACGACGCCGCCGTCGACGCGGAGTGCGGCGCCGCTCGTGGCCGAAGCTTGTGGTGAGGCCGTGTAGACCACCATGTTCGCGACTTCGTCGACGGTCGCTGCGCGCTGGATGATTGAACTCGGCCGCGCGCTCTGAACAAAGTCGGCGCCGGCGTCCGCCAACGACTGATCCGAACCGCGTTGGTCGGCGATCATGGTGCCGACGCCTTCCGATAGCGTCGGGCCTGGCAGCACCGCGTTGACGGTCACGCCGGTACCCGCCAGTCGCTTGGCTAAGCCGCGCGAGATTGAAAGTTGTGCGGTTTTGGTCATGCCGTAGTGGATCATTTCGGTCGGGATATTCTGTGCTGACTCTGAGGAGATAAAGATAACCCGCCCCCAGCCGGCTTGTTCCATACCCGGTGTGTAGGCGCGCGCCAAGCGAACGCCGGACATGACGTTAACTTCGAAAAACCGCTGCCAATCATCGTCGGGGATGTCGTAGAAGTCGGTGAGTTCGAATACACCCGCGTTGTTGACCAGGATATCGGCGTGCGGCACTTGTTCGTACAGCTCCCGACAGCCGTCATCGGTGCTTACGTCGGCTGCAATGCCGCGAATTTGACCCGATAACGATTGCGCGCGGATGCGAGAAGCAGCGTCGTCCACGCGCGTCTGTTCGCGTCCGTTGACAATGACTTCGGCGCCCGCATTGGCTAAGCCGAGCGCGGTGGCGTATCCGATGCCGGCAGTCGAGCCGGTAATGAGCGCGGTTTTGCCGTTTAGATCAATTTGCATTTGAGGCTCGTCGAGGTTTGGTTGGATGGGGCAGCGGTCGGGGTGCTGCCAGTATGCCGAGACTGGTGTCGATGCCGCTGGCGGCGCAGGTGGTTACCGACGCTGAACGCCCGCACGTAATGCTTACGGATCTATTGGAACAGAACGCGTCCAGATCGTTCAGTGTGCGCTTGGCGCACGCATCTCTGGCGTCGGTCTGGCGCCAAAGTCATGACTCGCATGGCTGTTTGAGACGTGACAAGCGCACTGCTGGAGCATCACTGGTGCTGAATTGCGGGTACACTCGACGCTTTGCCCAAGGCTATACGCGACGAGTTGTGAACGACACTGCTATCGATATTCGAGGGCTCGAGAAAGTCTTTGCGGGCGGGCTGCATGCGCTCGATGCTGTGGATCTCGCGATCGGCCGTGGCGAGATATTTGCGCTGCTTGGCCCAAACGGTGCCGGTAAAACAACCCTGATCAGCGTCATCTGTGGTTTGCTGACAGCCACGGACGGCGATGCCTGGCTCGCTGGATACCACTTCCAGCGTGAGTTTCGCGCTGCCCGCGCGCGGATCGGGTTGGTGCCACAAGAGTTGACCACTGATGCGTTTGAAACCGTCTGGGCGACGGTTCGGTTTTCGCGAGGTCTGTTTGGACGGCGCCGCGATTCCGCCTATTTGGAAAAAGTGCTCAAGGATTTGTCGCTCTGGGATAAGCGCAACGACATGCTGATGACGCTATCCGGTGGCATGAAGCGCCGCGTGATGATCGCCAAGGCGCTGTCGCACGAACCCGATATTCTGTTTCTGGACGAGCCAACGGCCGGCGTCGATGTCGAATTGCGGCGTGGTATGTGGCAAGTCATCGATCGTTTGCGCCGGCAGGGTGTAACGATTGTGTTGACCACGCATTACCTCGAAGAGGCTGAACAGATGGCCGATCGTGTCGGCGTCATCAACCACGGCCGGGTCATACGGGTCGAACCCACCGAGTCATTGATGCGCAGTCTTGGACAGAAACGGCTGATGTTGACTTTGGATCAGCCTTTGGAAGCCGTTCCCGATGCGCTGTCGGACTATGGGGTGACGCTGTCCGCCGACGGCGATGCGCTGCATTATCATTACCACCACCATGACGGTGCGGACGCTGTGCAGGCACTTTTGCGTGACGTTGATGCCGCCGGCCTTCGGCTGCTCGATGTCGATACCTACGAAAGCTCGCTGGAAGAAATATTCATGGACATGGTCGGAGGGACATCATGAACTGGCCGGCGATCCGTGCCATCTATGTTTTTGAGATCGCGCGTACCTGGCGCACGATCTTCCAGAGTGTGTTGTCGCCCATCATCTCGACCGCGCTGTATTTTGTGGTCTTCGGCTCGGCGATTGGGTCGCGGATTTCCGAAGTGAATGGTGTCAGCTACGGTGCGTTCATCGTCCCGGGCTTGATTATGCTGTCGTTGATGACCCAAAGCATTAGTAATGCGTCAATCGCGATCTATTTCCCCAAGTTCATCGGCACCATTTACGAACTCCTGACGGCGCCGATTTCCTATGTCGAGATCGTAATCAGCTACGTGGGGGCGGCGGCCACGAAGTCCGTTTTTCTAGGGATTATTATCCTGATGACGGCGTCGCTGTTCGTGCCGGTCCGCATCGATCATCCAGCGTGGATGTTGTTGTTCTTGCTGTTGACCGGGGTTACTTTCAGCCTTTTCGGTTTTATTATTGGTATCTGGGCCGATAACTTCGAAAAACTCACGGTGGTGCCGTTATTGGTCGTCACCCCGTTGGCCTTTCTGGGCGGCACCTTCTACTCGCTGGATATGCTGCCACCAATCTGGCAAAAGATTACGCTCGCCAACCCGGTGGTGTATCTAGTCAGCGGTTTTCGGTGGAGTTTTTACAGCGTAGCCGACGTCAATATCTACGTGAGTCTGACGATGATCCTGCTGTTTCTGGCTGGATGCCTCGGTATTGTGGCCTGGATCTTTAGAAGCGGTTATCGACTGAAGTCTTAACGCTTGTGGCGTGCCGGGTAACTATAGTCGTCCGGCCATGCTAGTCGCCTGTTATGGCATGAGCTCTTATGCCAGCCGATATATTTCGGTTGGGGCCGAAAAGGTGCCTCTGAGCTTTGTCAGTCGCTCATATTAGACCAAAAAACGGATTCGACATTCCGCTCGATTGGCCCCGATAACCGAGTGGCCGGTAACTGCTGGCGCGGTTGGCTGCTCACCATCGCCTCGTGCGCGGTGGCATCAACCGGGGCATTTTTAGATGGTCGGGGTAGCAGGATTTGAACCTACGGCCTCCACCTCCCGAAGGTGGCGCTCTACCAAGCTGAGCTATACCCCGGCGCGTTAATGGCGACGATCGACAAGCGATTCGGCTAGAGCCACCAATCGGTCACGTTCGGCACGGTCGGCAAATGCGTCCAGAGCTCGAACGGCGGCGGTGGCATACTGCTGCGCGAGATCAAGAGTGTAAGAGATTGCGCCAGTAGATTCAATCGCTGTCGTAACCTCACCGAGTGCGTTCGCGTCGCCGTTTTCCACAGCGCTTTTCAATCGGGCACTTGTCTGCCCATCGACGGCTCCCAAGGCGTAAATCAGCGGCAGGGTGGGTTGGCCATCGGCCAGATCGTCGCCGGCGTTCTTGCCATAGTCCGCATTGCCTTGGCCATAATCGAGACAATCGTCGACAACCTGAAATGCCATGCCGAGCTGCTGACCGTAGACGCGCATAGCCTCGCATTGGGTCTCATTGCAGCCGGCCAGTCGCGCGGATAGTTCGCAGCCGGCGCTGAATAGGCTCGCGGTTTTGCGGTCGACCAACTCGAGATAACGATCCTCGGTTACGCTCGAGTCGTAGGCGGCCATCAACTGCATGACCTCGCCTTCGGCGATGCGGTTGGTTGCTGCCGCCATTACTTCCATGACCGCGTGCGAGCGCAGTTCCGTCATCATTTGGAACGCCCGTGTGTAGAGAAAATCGCCGGTCAACACCGAGGCTTCATTGCCCCACACCATGTTGGCCGTCTGTTGGCCGCGGCGCAGCGTCGATTGGTCGACTACGTCGTCGTGTAACAGCGTCGCGGTATGGATAAACTCAATGATGGTCGCCAGGAGCTTTTGCGCGTTATCGTTAGCGCCACACAGCTGGCCTGTCATCAGGACGAGCGACGGGCGCAAGCGTTTGCCGCCGCTGGCGATAATATATTCGCCCAGCGCATTGATTAGGGCGACATCTGAGTTCAGTCGCTTGCGAATCAAAGTGTCGACAGTGCTTAAGTCGTCGCCAATGGACTCGAGCAGCGACTGTTGGTTCATTGTAGTAGTATCGTTCAAAAGAGCGCGTTCCCTAGGTGGCGCGAAGGCATTTTCAATGCTCGTGCGTTTGCCGTCCATCACGTTGACCGGCAACAGTTCCCACGCTACACTACGCAGCTATTCCAAGTTTTTCGAATTCTCGGCAAAGGGCGGAGTGAGCATGTACGCGGTAATTGCAACCGGCGGTAAACAGTACCGAGTAGGCGAGGGCGATACGCTACGCGTCGAGAAAATGGATGCGGCGCCGGGCGCATCGGTCGATCTATCTGAAGTGCTGTTGATTTCAGGTGAAAATGGCACAGTAGTTGGTCAGCCGACGCTGGAAGGCAAGTCCGTGACCGCCGAAGTGGTTGCTCAGGAGCGTGCCCGCAAGATTGATGTCATCAAGTTCAAGCGGCGCAAGAAGTACCTTCGGAAATACGGTCATCGTCAGCCCTACACCGAGCTCCGGATCACTGATATTCCGTCGGCTTGAAGCGGCCGCGGGTTAACCGACAGCGAGCGAGTTAAGATATGGCACATAAAAAGGCAGGCGGTTCCACCAAGAATGGGCGCGATTCCGAGTCGAAACGTCTAGGCGTCAAGCGTTTCGGCGGTGAGCGCGTTAGCGCTGGATCCATCATTGTGCGTCAGCGTGGCAACAGTTTTCATGCGGGCGAGTACGTCGGCACCGGCCGCGACTATACGCTCTATGCCGATCGCGATGGCTTCGTGAGTTTCTCGGTAAAAGGGCCGAAGCAGCGGCGCTTCGTATCGATCGAGCCGGCGCAGTAATTCGGCTCGACGTCGGCGCTGACGAAAAACCCCGCGTCGGCGGGGTTTTTTATGCGCGCATGTCGCCAGCGACCGCACAATGATTGCCCATGAAATTCGTCGACGAAGCCAAACTGCGGGTCGAAGCTGGTAACGGTGGCCACGGCTGCCTTAGTTTCCGGCGGGAAAAATATGTGCCACACGGTGGCCCGGATGGTGGCGACGGTGGCAACGGTGGCAGTGTCTATTTTCGTGCCGACCATAACCTGAATACGCTACACGATTATCGACACCAGCATGTCTTTCGGGCCGAACGTGGGCACGAAGGCAGTGGCGGCAATCGAGCCGGCCGTGGTGGCGAGGATCTTGTTTTGCCAGTGCCGCCGGGTACGATCTGTCGCGATCTCGAGACCGAGGAGCACGTCGCTGAGTTGACGTACCACGGCGAGATTGTCTGTGTGGCGCATGGTGGTCGACATGGTCTCGGCAACGCGCGCTTCAAATCCAGCGTCGATCAAGCGCCGCGCCGAACTACGGATGGCAAGCCCGGCGAAGTCCGTGAATTGGCGATCGAGCTGAATCTGATCGCTGACGTTGGCTTGGTTGGTCAGCCGAACGCCGGAAAATCCACGATTCTCGCCAGCACATCCGCCGCACGGCCACGTGTCGCTGATTATCCGTTTACTACGACCGAGCCGCAGGTCGGCGTGGTTTCGGTAGATGCGCTGCGGCGGCTTACCGTTGTCGATGTGCCGGGG
Encoded proteins:
- a CDS encoding MotA/TolQ/ExbB proton channel family protein, whose translation is MGNTGFDLDNLVSLISIGGPVVAVLILMSVAGLAIVIAKCAQFVSLGLPRRRFIETSLSQWQAGERGAAVAELEAQRHPIATPLVTAMRGTQSKMDTAIVREEAGRVGARELANLRRFFRPLEVIGSLAPLLGLLGTVLGMIDAFKQIAGGGSQVDPTVLSAGIWQALMTTAVGLIVAVPAVALLNWFERITERVHEDMQDVLTRFFTLFQSEQVSLHETVDAPRAVSKASAGTFESEQPTRAARAG
- a CDS encoding biopolymer transporter ExbD; the protein is MEIAAPRRRRHAISLTPLIDVVFILLVFFMLATSFAHWRTVSVATGHTSSKQADHPPAVVHVAPDGSLRYKDKVYAPDKLASTLKADRRHNEIAAVIVQPAADTPLKLSVQTLDRLADSGVKSLSLAGGASE
- a CDS encoding biopolymer transporter ExbD produces the protein MIIKQPQRSNSSETSVLPLINIVFLLLIFFMVTGTLSQQWPFSIQSPTTQSADKRAKMSDKVLSINAGGDLAFGDHKLSRKQLAHKLDDWPSKKPIKVRADGNLKSQRFDELLTTLRHNGVRNVDLLTRHQQS
- a CDS encoding energy transducer TonB — encoded protein: MSEAEKSGKRQSDQKQAQSTVSVKALPSSYRDKLRTKLAKNKKYPRQARRKHVEGHAMVHLVIKRNGHIVDWEFRQKTGHDILDRAVKRMIRSSDPFPAFPSEIDGQRLELTVPVVFRLE
- a CDS encoding formate/nitrite transporter family protein, which encodes MRLRRCGVPTFRYRLVCRWQTGAAKSLDDQKSNSSPPRLSAVQVYRAIQSEGEDELARPNWSLWWSGIGAGLAIAASVVGRAALHDKLPDNAWRPFIENFGYCVGFVIVILGRIQLFTENTITVILPLMARPSFKMLTRTARLWLIVFVANILGAIIAALLTYYGSFTPAQAHAAVAVAEPLTHKGWVEMLLEAIPAGFLVASIVWMIPNARGFEIWVILLATYVIAIGGYVHIIVGAMEVAILFLAGQMSLFDSVFVFMIPVLIGNVLGGTALFSLLAYGQVRHEIH
- a CDS encoding aldo/keto reductase — translated: MHTLKLPNGSHIPRLGLGTWCMGDNHDARRNEIAALREGIEQGLTLIDTAEMYGGGRAERLVGEAITGQRDDVFLTSKVSPGHAGKQQLIKACENSLQRLGTDYLDMYLLHAPGRAPYAETIEGFEKLQADGKIASFGVSNLDLDEMTYFVNESGGNGCQINQLLYNLNQRGIEWDLLPWLQEHDIGTMAYSPFDRPDVINNDGLVAFARERDISPAQAALAWLLDHDQVIPIPKASHPARVRDNAGALEVTLTAQDHQELDRLFPAPSTPEPLQIY
- a CDS encoding SDR family oxidoreductase produces the protein MQIDLNGKTALITGSTAGIGYATALGLANAGAEVIVNGREQTRVDDAASRIRAQSLSGQIRGIAADVSTDDGCRELYEQVPHADILVNNAGVFELTDFYDIPDDDWQRFFEVNVMSGVRLARAYTPGMEQAGWGRVIFISSESAQNIPTEMIHYGMTKTAQLSISRGLAKRLAGTGVTVNAVLPGPTLSEGVGTMIADQRGSDQSLADAGADFVQSARPSSIIQRAATVDEVANMVVYTASPQASATSGAALRVDGGVVDSLM
- a CDS encoding ABC transporter ATP-binding protein, giving the protein MLTDLLEQNASRSFSVRLAHASLASVWRQSHDSHGCLRRDKRTAGASLVLNCGYTRRFAQGYTRRVVNDTAIDIRGLEKVFAGGLHALDAVDLAIGRGEIFALLGPNGAGKTTLISVICGLLTATDGDAWLAGYHFQREFRAARARIGLVPQELTTDAFETVWATVRFSRGLFGRRRDSAYLEKVLKDLSLWDKRNDMLMTLSGGMKRRVMIAKALSHEPDILFLDEPTAGVDVELRRGMWQVIDRLRRQGVTIVLTTHYLEEAEQMADRVGVINHGRVIRVEPTESLMRSLGQKRLMLTLDQPLEAVPDALSDYGVTLSADGDALHYHYHHHDGADAVQALLRDVDAAGLRLLDVDTYESSLEEIFMDMVGGTS
- a CDS encoding ABC transporter permease; its protein translation is MNWPAIRAIYVFEIARTWRTIFQSVLSPIISTALYFVVFGSAIGSRISEVNGVSYGAFIVPGLIMLSLMTQSISNASIAIYFPKFIGTIYELLTAPISYVEIVISYVGAAATKSVFLGIIILMTASLFVPVRIDHPAWMLLFLLLTGVTFSLFGFIIGIWADNFEKLTVVPLLVVTPLAFLGGTFYSLDMLPPIWQKITLANPVVYLVSGFRWSFYSVADVNIYVSLTMILLFLAGCLGIVAWIFRSGYRLKS
- a CDS encoding octaprenyl diphosphate synthase; translation: MNQQSLLESIGDDLSTVDTLIRKRLNSDVALINALGEYIIASGGKRLRPSLVLMTGQLCGANDNAQKLLATIIEFIHTATLLHDDVVDQSTLRRGQQTANMVWGNEASVLTGDFLYTRAFQMMTELRSHAVMEVMAAATNRIAEGEVMQLMAAYDSSVTEDRYLELVDRKTASLFSAGCELSARLAGCNETQCEAMRVYGQQLGMAFQVVDDCLDYGQGNADYGKNAGDDLADGQPTLPLIYALGAVDGQTSARLKSAVENGDANALGEVTTAIESTGAISYTLDLAQQYATAAVRALDAFADRAERDRLVALAESLVDRRH
- the rplU gene encoding 50S ribosomal protein L21 → MYAVIATGGKQYRVGEGDTLRVEKMDAAPGASVDLSEVLLISGENGTVVGQPTLEGKSVTAEVVAQERARKIDVIKFKRRKKYLRKYGHRQPYTELRITDIPSA
- the rpmA gene encoding 50S ribosomal protein L27 — protein: MAHKKAGGSTKNGRDSESKRLGVKRFGGERVSAGSIIVRQRGNSFHAGEYVGTGRDYTLYADRDGFVSFSVKGPKQRRFVSIEPAQ
- the cgtA gene encoding Obg family GTPase CgtA; translated protein: MKFVDEAKLRVEAGNGGHGCLSFRREKYVPHGGPDGGDGGNGGSVYFRADHNLNTLHDYRHQHVFRAERGHEGSGGNRAGRGGEDLVLPVPPGTICRDLETEEHVAELTYHGEIVCVAHGGRHGLGNARFKSSVDQAPRRTTDGKPGEVRELAIELNLIADVGLVGQPNAGKSTILASTSAARPRVADYPFTTTEPQVGVVSVDALRRLTVVDVPGLIAGAADGAGLGDRFLRHLGRTRLLLHVVDVLEAEQDSLAERVETVAKELSAFSETLAQRPQWLLLNKTELVDTETLEAIKADLAATRTPTVPIYAVSGVVPDTLRPVMSAAADYLGIGREAGEGDEADAAGQTP